One Gossypium hirsutum isolate 1008001.06 chromosome A08, Gossypium_hirsutum_v2.1, whole genome shotgun sequence genomic window, CGTTTCTCGGACAAGTTGTAAGAAACATTGGAGACTCAGTTGCATTTCAGTACTgtttttcatcctcagacagatggccaatctgaacaTGTAATTCAGGTATTAGAGgacatgcttcgatgttgtgtactAGAGTTTGAaagtagttgggaaaggtatttacctttgattgagtttgcctacaacaatagttatcagtttagtattaaaatggcaccgtatgaagctttgtatggtcggaAATGTAAAACACCATTATGTTGGACTGaactgagtgagaaaaagatacatggagttgatttgattaaggaaaccgaagagaaagtaaaggtgatccgagatagcttgaaagcagcttctgatcgacaaaagtcatatgccgATCTTAAAAGGAAGGAGATAGAATTTCAGGTCGgcgacaaggtattcttgaaagtatcaccttggaaaagAGTCATTCGATTCAgtcgtaaaggtaaattgagtccacgttttattgggccatatgatgtaacggcctaattttcagtggtgtcaaaaatggtgatttgagatcactaaattcgacaaataagattgaacaagatagtaatttaatatttatgagtcaagtaagaatttagaagaatttgtgaaatggtgaaattagtgaattaaaagaatttattaggtcaaacgggtcaaaaacgaggtatcgagacctcaaaattgaaaatcgagctataaatatttttataaatatttatggagtgtcattgagttagtattaaagtttcgttagaaaattttaacgtttggatggctaattaattaaaaaggactaaattgaaaatagcacaaaatttgttaaattgtgagtaaatagcttaagtatttaaaaagatggatttaaagagcaattatacccaaaggttaatggctggacggtttgggtatgaaataatcaagaaaacaatgtgaacaaggggcaaaattggaaatagcataaaagttaatagttaaataatgatgtaattgaaaaatctagacatttcttcatattttctcagccaaaacgccatataaggtctggagaaagctggtttttcatatttttacatcatgtgagtttaattcttgttttttcttgataatttttatggttttatgacttttacaattaggtccccttatagaattcattagtttttgattttatgggtgaaattggaagttaccctagatagataagggaattttatgatgaagtattatgaaatttaagttctaatttcatattaaggtggttttattaagtgattttgataggaaatgatatttaggacctaattgtgaaaaagttgtgaatagAAGGTTGctgttgaaattaagaatataaaaggttttgaaatagtttataatgataaaataaagtgttaattgagaaaaattagttcaattgatgggtgaattgagcagggactaaattgtgaaaactgtaaattttgaGGTAAAAGTAcaatttcgaaatttgaacagcataaattgtgaagtgaaatagaaatcaaataaatgctaatgagtagaaatattttatattatagatcaagaatccaaagaagaatgaggaaaaaaaaagttgcggaatagtccctaaatttcaatatcttctacaaattagccgggtaagttcatatggttgaatttagatgtttatttgtgaatgattgaagtatataatgtgttattatatatgaatttgttgTGGGATTGTGTAGATTTTgttaatgaaagaataaatgtggaaatgcaaattaggaaaaacgcaggattgagtacgttcgtatcgtgacgtgtgatgaattgacggataagaccatggttttTCCATGACAaagtgtgaaatgtaggtatggtatcatccatactgagttgtgaaatgtaggtatggtattatccatactGAGCTGTGAAATGTAGATATGGTATTATCAAATCCATACTGAGTTAAGAAATGTAGGTATGGCATTTCCCATACCGAGTTgaaaaatgtaggtatggtatttcaatgaggaaaaccatactgagttgtgaatcgtGGCATTGAGCAACGAGGTACTCAATTTCGTAAGCCGTTTCCTAATTTgattataagaaataaaagagaagTGATCCAAATGAAAGAGATTGAGTAGTTGTTACTGTTGAGCTCAACTATGTGAATTATTATAATAATGGTTGTGAATCGCAGGAAACTTTAGTAAATATTTTGGTATTGTTTGGAAATATTATGTTTGGTAAGCATTACttttaaacctatgaacttactaagcttcaataagcttacttgtgtgtgtttaatatttttatgtagattgacttgaagtgaagtgggtagatcggatcaacacaacaaagcacactatccagatcaattccggtagatttttttttatgtttgaagatttatatggcatgtatagagtttaaatgaaatgaagtaaatatgttataaactagttaacaacattttgtactaaaacagtttttggttagtagcagtagtttgagtttgaaaatttaccataaatcatgaaaatctaattagaagttgaataaaatatgaaataaaatcttattgaatctagtttcacatggaagaaacagtgtaagcaaaaggCTTTCATAtcaggagatatttgaatttttgtgagacaaggtcagagtgattttgaactcccctgttctgaattgtaaaaatcattaaaaattgtaaaaaaattaattatgagtCATTctatatatttatggattccttattgagtctatttttaagagaaacaaacggcttggttatttgaattctgtacatggagaaatttggttcgtagtgcacaggggttagagcagccgaaccctgaaacaggggagacttcaactaataaactgtactaattggcccaaccaaaaattctagaaaacaattagtaagtatatatatgagcctagattcatggaaaatttacggatttggatttcgagttttttaactcgagatatgatttttttacgtCTGtaacgcagttggacagcttgtctagaaagtgtgatataaattgtttgaatctgtttaagtgctcaaataagtttagtaatgcctcgtgctcgactccggcgatggacTCGGGTAAAAGGGGCGTTACATATGAGGTTACTGAATAAATCGGACCTGTTACATACCGGTTAGCTTTGCCtccggaacttgatagaattcataatgttttccattTGTCTATGTTACGGCGGTAtcggtcagatccttcacatgttatttctccaaaagagattgagattcaacctgatatgacttacggtgaagaaccggtcaaaaTTTTGACACGGGAGacaaaagaattaagaaacaaaaagatAGATCTGGTGAAAGTTCTTTCGTAACGACACGAAAttgaagaggctacctgggaaccgaaggaggcaatgaggaaacaatacccaaatctctttactggtaagattttcgaggatgaaaatccttaaggggggaagagttgtaatgaCCCATTTTCAGTAAgatcggaataatggttttgtgaccacaaatccgatctaaaagaaaatttattttaatattgtggcATAGTCTATATTACGATAGGAATactgcatgaaaattttgataggaaaattttattgattatatagttaaattgataaaaagagaaaagaaagaaagaaatgcaTTCTCGGGACTCCGTTCCGATAAattggattcgtaaatatttattataaatatttactaagttagttgtgtgtctaattaggttttgattaggtgaattcgacttaattagaagtaattaggaaaaaggattagattgaaataagtgtgaaagtttaattatagattaaagaaaataagaaggactaaataggtaaatatGCCATTATTATAAAATGAGGTGGCttaatgttaaaagaaaaaaaaatctaagatatttttgatatataatatattatattattatataatatataatataatatataaaacataaagtaaagtaaagtaaagAAACAGAATAAAAAGAAGAAACACAATAGAATAGCAGGGACGAAATAgagaaaaagggagaaagaaaaagaaaatttgggatttcAAGGGTTCAAAttcaatttggtaagtcaatttaattcattttcttgtaattattgagtttttatggtcatagaacaaaatactattaggtatatgttgaaattttgagagttagtaggttttttttatatagtttatgttGAATTTATGGATAAATTAGAGACTAAACTTATGAAAAATTCAAATTAGAATTgagaaaaaagattgaattgtgaaatagattgcaataaggaataaattataagaagtttgaaattggggtttattagtgaaaatttgggagttaaactaagttataagtagaatttaaataaaaataaagtatagaTTGTAATAGAAATGTAAACAATTTTagttatggaataaattgaaatgtAGGTTAATGtaagaaatatgaatttattatatcatacatgtttatttttttaatagcatCGGAaagtcatttaattatttttttctaacatataaatgttatatgttttatatgaaattgaagagaaagaaaagaaaggagaggacctaattgaagaaaaagaaaaagaaaaggctaAGGAGTGAAAGAAGACATCATCTCAATctttttgttgtaagtactacaagatttttttttaattaattttatttagacGCTTATATTGTAGTATagaattatttagaaataaaaatgtaatatatatgtatatatttaaatttataagtaaataaataataattgtaatggaccaaatttgcccggcccgtaTAAAGACAAGAAACAAAACGAAAATACAAAAaacaaaatcacaaaaaaaaatatgtataccaCAGTCCAGGTCTTTGGTACAAAGCAGCCCAAATACATTAACCCTAGCCCGATACCCATCATGAGCCCAAATCGAAACAAGCCCAATAGGCCCATTCCCTTAACAGCTCCAGAAACCTTAGGTCCCCCCCTCTTTTCGTTTTGTGCCACAACCAAGAAGCAGTCCCATACCTCCACAGCCCTCGTATGCCACGCCTGCACCCGTACGCATGCCAACAGACTCTGTACCTGCAAGAAGGAAACAAAAACAGCAGCGAATGGAAACAAGTATATTGTATTTTTTCGATTTATTTCCTTTTTCGACTATAAAAGCCCAGCTTTTAATCTTTGTAAAGgaagagaggagaagaagagGAAAGCATTTTTTTTCACGAATACACAACAGGCAATAAAAAAGAGCAAACACAAACACAAAAggaaaatcaatacaaaaaagcTTTTCTAAAAAAGGTCTCCACAAGGTGATTCTCATTTTTTTCTTCCGatttagtttatgtttttttGATTGATCTATCGCATGAAAAACGAATAAAAGAGAGGGCGAATCAAATATAAAGAAATCAATTTTGTTTAAAGAAAAAGCGAGGAGAGCCTTATCTTGCAGATATGCCAAAGGTTCCTCTCGTTGAAATCGAAGTTGAAAAGAGATCTCAAGGCTGAAAAGTTCTCCACCATTGGTAGGTTCAGGCCGTCGTCGGCGCTGTCGGCCACCGGATCTGGTGGTGGTTCGACTGCTGTAAGTTTATGGACTGAAACCTAGTTGAGGGTTAGGAATTTGGGAGGTCTGTGCTTAAGAAAATGGTTTTGtaagcttttaaaatataaatgtataataaaaGCTATTAATTTTAAAGTGGTGCAATTAAGAAGTTGGAAACCGCGTGTTGACCTGCTCATTAGCTGGAATTGCACATTTCCATCTAAAAGGGGTAATTTATGCGGACAGTCCCTCCCATTTGTACcacttttaatttaatcctatCCCATGTCTTTCATCTTTGCCCAGAACTTTGCGTGCTACTCCAATTTAGTCAGCGCTTAAGCATTTCGTTTTGGAATTGGgactattttcatttttaatcctTGGCCATTTGAGCGCCTTACACTTTGGTCCTTTCAACGGTTTATTCTATTTGTTAATTATCTCTTTTAATTTGCTTTTATctcaattaagttttttatttttggcatagttcattctttttctttcttttcgtttggcattcatctttttttttatatttttaaattactttaatgatttgttattattatttaattataaagctattattttaaaattaccttGTATATCATATTGTTTCTAAAACtttgtataatatttatattaatcttATATTAATACATATATGAGTTATGACAAAATTAGTTTTACTTTATACACATTATTAGTTCCAtgttattttacatatatatatatttaatctatttatttgtatttcctttcaaatttatcatatatatagtttattctttggaaaatatgttttattatttccttgttatttaagactattttatatatattattttatttgttattctgTCATGCATATAgtcttctttatatatataagcatgtttttaaatctattatacaatttgttataaaattaatttaagcttgtaggtatttctatgtttttacaaattattattattattattattttagttatttatgcatatatattttgtGAATCTATTTAGTGCATTATATCTTGTCATATATCTCTATTATTCTTTCATAttatatacattatttaaattatcatGTACATTGTCAAATTTTAAATGCACTTGTGTCTAAAATATTTTACACgcaatttgattcaaatttttattctataatatcTATTCCGAAAATCCTATAGCTATCCCTAGTTTTCATACAAATTTGTCAACCTATATATATGAGTccatttattcattattattttaaaatcgtTTTATAGCAAATTGGCTTCTAACTGCTATGTTGTTTTTATATCTTGCATTGATTACTCTATATCATGCTATGTACATTATTGGGGCATATTATTATATGCATTGTTTTGCTTGTGTGATTGTTATGTTATCATTTTCGTCATGGTATTATTATATCAACTATTCTCCATGTATTATTGTAATTGGGTTGCATTTTTAGGatagttatatttaattattagtttgttaATTGATTGTATCTCCTATGTGCCTATTACCGCATATCATCATTTTTCACTTGGTTTGTGAAATGTGGTTctataaaacccaaattttatgattaatttcgtcttatttcaaatcgaattaatacGTCTTAAGCTAGCTTTataatcattcattcaaaaattctttaaaatgaaggcgagatttgatatttggcaattcgcggaatcgtgccctaacgtgttggttTGCAATTTCgtgtttgctcaaaataatcgaatatcactTCAAAATATCACTCATATCTTTTAAAAATCCCTTAAACGAAGGCGGTATGCGATATTTGGCAACTCgtggaattgtgccctaacgtgttgggttgcaatttcccgtttgtttaaaataatcaaatattccttcaaaatttcactcaggTCTTTTAAAAATCCATTAAAACGAAGATAATACTCGGTGTTTGACAATCcgagaatcatgccctatcgtgttggattgtgatttctcgcttgttcaaaacaatcgaatattcctctAGGCTTTCGTTCATAtttattaaaaacctttcaaaacaaAGGCGATGTTCGATGTCTGGGGACTTGAGAATCGAGCCCTATTGTactgggttgcgctttttcattcgTTCAAAACAATCTAATATCCCTTcagaatttcactcatgttttctaaggtgaggcaatgttcgatgtttgtaaattcgaggaatcgtgccccaCTGTGCTGGGGTTTCagtttttcgttggaccaaatagttgggcatccttctgttaatttcaaattataaactttcggacgtcgaaacaagaagatttttggcaatcaactcgggttattcaaatgttatttaAAAAGAACCAcgattcaaaaacatttttaattttagacataaggacagtatctaatcgatttggtaccaattttgggcgttatgagggtgctaatccttcctcatacgtaaccgactcccgagcccgttttctcataattttcgtagaccagcataattgttttagtaaataaaaaatgtttcattaaaataaccaaattcttaggtgacccgatcacacctaaacaagaaaagattggtggcgactctatttTAGCTTTCCAAAATATCGatccattattttttaaattgaaataaaaaatggtttcgacagcttggcgactccgctggggatgaatgagagtcgagccataaaaatcaattatttaCTGTCCTTTTATCGAAAACtgaaaatttactttaaaaatcatgTATCTTTCGATTGCATTTGATTGTGTGATTGCCTTAGTGTAGGTCTTGTAAAATAGCACTGCATTTTATTGCATGACCACTGTGATcacaccttctaagtgggagtaagaaaatACATtttcatgaggttttcacctctgcatgggctagtggattgcttccggggtacatctgtacctatgatttcgtgagattttcatctccgcatggtcatagggaaatgtatccccctgaactgaactcgatctatatgagcctataatgggtgaggattgaggaatctactggttcgggtaccttatctctagaactaaaccgcatatagtgaaccttaggaaccaTCCTTGGGTGAAGCAACGTCGAGCCTTAGTACTTACCCGTATATGCGTCATAGTTATCGTTTATGTGCTTGCATTCTATCGCTATTATTTGACACTAACcggtgttttgttttgttttgtcaTTTTTGCATAACATTACATACTAAAGGAGGCGTTAATTCGTAttcaattattaagttagaaaatttgacatggagaatgaatttcttagtaaAGTCGAGGATAATGCGGCCGTTCGTGCATGGTCAGAGAGGCTACGATCAGAGAGAGGGGATAGCTTCGCAGAAGGGTATGTATCGGAGCTGCAAGATTTCACTCGCGTCAATGTAGTACAGAACGAGTTACAAgagttgagagacatttgggcTAGTTGGAATGAAGGAATCAAGAAATTGTTTTACCAAAATTATGGTGACGTATCCTACCTGCTAGATATTAGAGTGGATAAGCATTTGTTCCAAGCCTTGGTGCAGTTTTGGAATTCTGTATACAAAtgtttcacttttggagaagTGGATTTGGTACCTACCATGGAGGAATACACTACTTTGCTCAGGTGTCCCAAAATTCAGGTCCGGAAGACTTATGCTCGAGTTTTTAGTAGTCAGACTTTCGTGAAGAAACTGATTAGCATTTCTGGGATGAGCGAGCCTGGGGTCACTGCTCGGAttcagcaaaaaggagatagcaaATGTATCCCTTGGGAGAATTTGCGAGATTTGATCTTGACACATCCAGATGAAAGAAAGAGGGTTGATATATTTGCCTTAAGCATCTACGGATTAGTGATATTTCCTAAGGCTTTGAGGCACGTGGACGAGGCGGTCATTGACTTGTTTGATCGCCTTGAAAAGGGAATCACACCGGTACCGGTAATATTGGCAGAAACGTTCAGATCTTTGAGCTCATGTCGGAAGACAGGCGAGGGGcgatttattggatgtgcgcaATTATTGATGGCATGGTTCCACgggcacttttggaaggtagatAAAGTTTCCTATCTAGTCTTCTCCGAGGGTTATTCCCCGTTGAAAGAAGAGGCAGCTATACAAAGGAGAGAGGATATCTTAGAGGAGAAGTGGACGGACATTCTTCAGAACCTCAAGGTGGGGGATATCAAGTGGAGAGCTTATTGGATGGTTCTTGAGGAGATCATGTACCGATGTGGTAGCTTTGATTGGGTGTCATTGTTAGGAAATTGGGGAGCTACCGGGTATACTCCGCTGTTAGCCTTGAGGCAATATAAGTCAAGGCAGTTTGTACCCACGACCTATGGGCTTGCTCAGAGTGAATTCTCATTTAAAGGTGCTCAGAAGAGAGTTCGGGAGTTATCGGATGCTTGGAAGCAAACTTGTTAGATGAAGAGGTTAGCCGTCGGTTCCATGGTAACGCCCGAGTATAGCAAGTGGTTTAAAaagaggattaatgataatattcCTAGGCCAAGCTTGGAGAATACTCGACCTATCGAGGAACAATTACAAGTCGCCCCATTAGAATTGGAAATTATAAGGCAAGATTTCGAGAAGAAGAGTTCAGAGCTCGGGAAGAAGATTGAACAGTTGAAGGAAGAGAAGATGCATATAAGGTTAGATGCTGATGTTCAGAGGTCAGAAGCTGAGAAAtggagaaaaggaaaaactaaggcCGAAGAAGACCTGGACAGCTTAAAGATAGACTACAAGAAGCTGCGCCTATCTATGAGGACTGTGGGTTTAGGTAAGACTTCCGAACAATGGCGCCATGAAATTCGAGAAGAAAAAGCCAATACTGATTGGTGGGAAAGAAAATTTCGAGAAGCTCAATCACGAAACGAAGATTTGGAGAAGAGTCTGTCGGAAAGTAGAAATGAGCGAGGGGAATTAAGGGCTAGAGTGGCAGAACTCGAGAAGTCTTTGCATCAATATCAAAACCGTAACACCGCAATAAAGTTGAgggcaagcttgagcaagatagaagaaatgaaaggaaagaTAGAAGATTTAAAGGCGTCACTGCAGAACTGCGAGATGCGGATCCAATTTTTGAGGCAAACGAGGATCGTTGGAAAGAGCAGCTTCATCATGTGCAAGACCAAGTCAGAAACAGAGATCACCTTATGGGGGAAGCCATAACCCAGATTCGAGAAGTAGCGGACTACTTGCAAACTTTAGCGGTTCAAGCGGAAACACTGAGCTTGAAGTATGAATTAAAGTCAGACCGCGGACAAGAGCTGGCCTCGTTGCTTAGAAAAATTAGGACTTTGAGTGTTAGAGCGAGATTTTATCTATAACTCGGCCTtatgtaaaagattttattttcaaagtgaaattttataagggcatttgaatcaaaattgatgcctcctttgcattcatatatttgcattacatcatatcatcatgcattaaaggccataagagttttctaattaattaattaaaaattatttcagtaacctggaaaccaacgaaaaccaaccaaccTCGCATCCCTACGGTACGagaaaaaaatcaatggataagagacttgagaaattggagcaaatgcaaaacgACATGCAAGAACAAATGCAGTCCCAGATGGAAGAGCAGCTAGCCAAAATTCAACGAGAGATGAATGAGCAAATGATGGAGTCTCAGAGAGAGATGATGTCTCAGTTATCCAAATTACTGCTAGGAGGAATGGATAAGGGAAAGGGCCTCATGGACCAAGTTGAGGAAACCAATGAAGATCTCCAATACCCCCTGGCTTTACTCCGATGCATATACCGATGAAGCTCGAGATTAACCTCCAAAACCATCAGTCACAATCATACCTCAACAAGTTCAGGCCGGAGCTTCAATTCCGATGAACTTCCAAACCGGCTCAGGCTCTAACTTTGTCAACAACCCGAACTATCTGCCCATTCCCGACTTAGATGAAGTGGCTGAAGAGGAAAAGGCGAGGATGGATTCGCAAAAACAATTAGAAAAACGATGTAGATGGCTTGAAGAGAAATTCAAAGCCATAGAGAGCGCGAATCATCATTAAGAGATTGATGCTAAGCATCTGAGCCTGGTCCCAGATTTAGTTCTCCCCCCTAAATTCAAAATGCctgaattcgagaaatacaatggAACAAGCTGCCCTGAAGCCcacatcaccatgttctgcaggcgaatgacgggatatgttaacaatgaccagTTACTAAtccactgctttcaagatagtctggttggagcagcgtctaagtggtacaatcaactgaGCCGAGCCAAAATTAACTCATGGAAAGACCTGGCTTAGgcctttatgaagcaatacaatcATGTGGCGGACATGACCCCCGACAGGATCACTCTCTAGAATATGGAGAAAAAGTCAAATGAAAGCTTCAGACAGTATGCACAAAGGTGGAGAGAGGTGGCCATACAAGTTTAGCTGCCACTTCTAGAAAAAAAGACAACAATGCTCTTTATTAACACCTTGAAAGCCCCTTTTATCactcatatgttgggaagcgccaCCAAAAGCTTCTCTGACATAGTGATGACGGGAGAAATGATCGAAAATGCTGTAAGGAGCGACAAGATAGAATCGGGAGAGAGTGCTAGAAAGTCAGCCCCGAGGAAAAAGAACAATGAAGTAAACAACACGAGCACATTCAACAAGGGGCAGCCCAAATCATTTACCGTAAATCAACCCAAAACGATGACCACTAATCAACAAAGCCCTGCAAGACAAGAATCCAATGCAAGGAAGAACACAGAAAGGCCACAATTCACCCCTATACCAATGACGTATAGGGAGTTGTACCAGAACCTGTTCAACGTTCATGCGGTATCACCTTTCTACCTTGAGCCAGTGcagcccccgtatcccaaatggtatgacacaaacccccaatgtgaataccacacAGGAATTACCGGGCATTCAATCGAAAATTGCACTGCGTTCAAGAAAGTGGTCGAAAGACTCATTAAGGTGGGAATCGTGAGATTTGATGACCCAGCTACGCCTAACGTCGCAGGAAACCCACTCCCCAATCACACCGACCAAGGAGTGAACAGGATAAGTGAAGGCAAAAATAAGAAGATTAAGTGTGAGGTTGCGAAAATCAGGACTCCGTAGAGATAAGTATGGAGGGAGATGGTCAAGAGAGGTTTGATCGCGTTGGATTTGGGAAGAGAATCTAAAGAAGAGAGGAACTACTGCGAGTTCCACAACGAggtggggcatgaaatccaagagtaTGTCGAGTTCAGGGCCCTAGTGCAGAACATGATAAACAATAAGGAAATGGAATTCTATGAAGAGACTAAAAACCCTGTAGAGGGAGACATACGTGCGTCGGAGGGAGAGTCGATGGCACAAAATCAAACAGTTAACTACCCCGTGGTTATCATATTgagacccaaaaataatgaagcTAGAGTTCAACTACcaccaagggtcataatccaaagacCTGCAGTCTTCCCCTACAAATATAGTAAAAGGGTCCCATGGAATTATGATTGTAATGTGACAATTCTGGGGAAAGAAAACCTGGTCGACACTTTAAAAAAGGACCAAGATAGGGGCTCCTATACACGTAGCGGGAGACGTTACGATACAGCGAGCGAGAAGGCACAACCCGTAAAAGGAAAAGCCCTAGTGGTCGAAGGGGTGGAGGAAAAAGCGACCAAATCTGAACTTCCTGTCAATGAGCTAGTTAATGAAGAAGAGGCTGAggagtttttaaaattcctaaagcatAGTGAACACAGCGTGGTAGAACAGCTACGTAAACAACCAGCTCGTATCTTAGTACTGGCCTTACTTCTAAGCTCGGAAGTTCATCGCAACGCGCTAATGAAGGTCTTGAATGAAACATATGTTGTCAATGATATCTCCGCTAACAAACTGGATCGTCTGGTTAGTAACATA contains:
- the LOC107958077 gene encoding uncharacterized protein, whose product is MENEFLSKVEDNAAVRAWSERLRSERGDSFAEGYVSELQDFTRVNVVQNELQELRDIWASWNEGIKKLFYQNYGDVSYLLDIRVDKHLFQALVQFWNSVYKCFTFGEVDLVPTMEEYTTLLRCPKIQVRKTYARVFSSQTFVKKLISISGMSEPGVTARIQQKGDSKCIPWENLRDLILTHPDERKRVDIFALSIYGLVIFPKALRHVDEAVIDLFDRLEKGITPVPVILAETFRSLSSCRKTGEGRFIGCAQLLMAWFHGHFWKVDKVSYLVFSEGYSPLKEEAAIQRREDILEEKWTDILQNLKVGDIKWRAYWMVLEEIMYRCGSFDWVSLLGNWGATGYTPLLALRQYKSRQFVPTTYGLAQSEFSFKGAQKRVRELSDAWKQTC